One part of the Aquicella lusitana genome encodes these proteins:
- a CDS encoding PPC domain-containing DNA-binding protein: MKAFSGTVMTAFLTFSATVAAASPAAVSKASCNKLADTTQPFILVLNSNDDLIESISQCAKDAQLMAASVSGLGQLHNPVLAYFSSDPKAKPTVTPLRGFYELVSINGNITNNDNKYYTHLHAALADKQFRGIAGHVNSAKVGLTAEITIIPFSSSVQRTVDPKTGFGPILH, from the coding sequence ATGAAAGCTTTTTCTGGGACAGTAATGACTGCATTTTTGACATTCAGTGCAACGGTGGCAGCAGCTTCACCTGCTGCAGTGAGTAAGGCTTCCTGCAATAAACTGGCCGATACTACGCAGCCTTTTATTTTGGTTTTAAACAGTAATGATGACTTGATCGAAAGTATTAGCCAATGTGCTAAGGATGCGCAATTGATGGCCGCTTCAGTGAGTGGGCTTGGGCAACTACATAACCCTGTTTTGGCTTATTTTAGCAGCGATCCCAAAGCCAAGCCAACGGTTACGCCTTTGCGGGGATTTTATGAACTGGTAAGTATCAATGGTAATATTACTAATAATGATAATAAATATTATACTCATCTCCATGCTGCGTTGGCGGACAAGCAATTTCGTGGTATTGCAGGCCATGTTAATTCTGCAAAAGTTGGTTTAACGGCAGAAATTACCATCATCCCTTTTTCATCTTCTGTGCAAAGAACGGTGGATCCTAAAACAGGATTCGGTCCTATTTTGCACTAA
- a CDS encoding LysE family translocator → MLTQFVTIGLLMLLSAMLPGPDFALVTKNTILHSRRMGIFTSLGIGSAILVHITYCVLGLAVIISQSILLFSIIKFIGAAYLIYLGINALLARHADTSVAPQSGSIQKTKMSELIAFRQGFFCNLLNPKATLFFLALFTLIIKPETSLGWELVYAIEMFIIITAWFCCLTILLSHRRVLRLLNKIEKYIEKTMGVFLIGFGVALAFVKK, encoded by the coding sequence ATGCTTACACAATTTGTTACCATTGGATTATTAATGTTGCTCTCCGCCATGTTACCTGGCCCTGATTTCGCATTAGTCACCAAGAACACTATCCTGCATTCTCGCCGCATGGGGATTTTTACCTCCCTGGGCATAGGAAGTGCCATTTTAGTGCATATCACTTATTGTGTATTAGGATTGGCCGTCATCATATCGCAATCGATTTTGCTTTTTAGCATCATTAAGTTTATAGGAGCAGCTTATTTAATTTATCTGGGCATTAACGCCTTGTTAGCAAGGCATGCAGATACCAGCGTCGCCCCGCAATCCGGTTCCATACAAAAAACAAAAATGTCTGAGCTGATTGCTTTCAGGCAAGGATTTTTCTGCAACTTACTCAACCCTAAAGCGACGTTATTTTTCCTAGCCCTCTTTACACTCATCATCAAACCAGAAACATCGCTGGGGTGGGAGTTAGTATACGCGATAGAAATGTTCATTATCATTACCGCATGGTTTTGCTGCTTGACCATCCTATTATCCCATCGGCGTGTTTTAAGATTACTTAATAAAATTGAAAAATATATAGAAAAAACGATGGGTGTATTCCTTATCGGATTTGGAGTTGCATTGGCCTTTGTAAAGAAGTAA
- a CDS encoding putative glycoside hydrolase: MWKIWSRFSRFILPTLVIFSISLSAFAWDKGIYLTQYMLEKPEKLNYFLREAKATGLNAFVIDHDYYSSRYAPAIAKVKAAGIKVITRIVVFEDGGNAKQVRSKAYWEEKFKLVEDAIKAGSDVIQLDYIRYSSKQPANPQHAKDVYEVIKWFKAKINAHNVPMEIDIFGEVSYYPSMHIGQDLKMFADSVDGMNPMVYPSHFWPYQKYSANPYKTVNDSLNALLKQFNGNPPFKVHAFIEAANYHYLKKTSNAEKQKYLLQQIRAVEDAKGVSGWYVWSANNVYENLFHVLKNNKTRQADFSHTKTAQNTGKDLDS, translated from the coding sequence ATGTGGAAAATATGGAGCAGATTTAGCAGATTTATATTACCCACATTAGTAATCTTTAGTATTAGCCTATCTGCGTTTGCTTGGGATAAAGGCATTTACCTGACGCAATACATGCTAGAAAAGCCGGAAAAATTGAATTATTTTCTCCGCGAAGCCAAAGCCACGGGCCTTAATGCATTTGTAATAGATCATGATTATTACAGCTCCCGTTATGCGCCTGCGATCGCCAAAGTTAAAGCGGCAGGTATTAAAGTTATCACCCGGATTGTTGTGTTCGAAGATGGTGGGAATGCGAAACAAGTCCGGTCAAAGGCATATTGGGAAGAAAAATTTAAATTGGTTGAAGATGCAATTAAAGCGGGTTCCGATGTCATACAGCTTGACTATATTCGTTATAGCTCTAAGCAGCCTGCTAATCCACAGCATGCCAAGGATGTTTATGAAGTCATTAAATGGTTTAAAGCTAAAATAAACGCACATAACGTTCCAATGGAAATTGATATTTTTGGTGAAGTAAGTTACTACCCATCAATGCATATAGGCCAGGATCTTAAAATGTTTGCTGATAGTGTTGATGGCATGAATCCTATGGTTTATCCATCGCATTTTTGGCCTTATCAAAAGTATTCTGCCAACCCATACAAAACGGTTAATGACTCGTTAAATGCTTTATTAAAGCAATTTAATGGCAATCCACCATTTAAGGTTCACGCATTTATTGAAGCCGCGAATTATCATTATCTGAAAAAAACATCGAATGCTGAAAAACAGAAATATTTATTGCAACAAATACGCGCTGTAGAAGATGCCAAAGGAGTTTCAGGTTGGTACGTATGGAGTGCAAATAATGTTTATGAGAACTTATTTCATGTATTAAAAAATAATAAGACGAGACAAGCTGATTTTTCCCATACAAAAACAGCGCAAAATACTGGGAAAGATCTGGACTCTTAA
- a CDS encoding polysaccharide deacetylase family protein has product MLRLRNLFSCLFLIISVLLSGTAFAADSFNIPILCYHNFNPTIPGSMNMRPKKFEAQLKWLRDNGFTVIPLQEAVEYLRGTRASLPAKPVVITADDGWRSVYTYMLPLVRKYNIPVTLFIYPHAISQGKNAMTWAQLKELRQTGLFDIQGHTYWHPNFKQEKKRLSSSEYEKLVKTQLVNSKKILEDKLGTKVTLLAWPFGIYDDYLEQEAAKAGYVMAFSIDARTANRSYRPMAQPRFMIIEGQSMKTFASIVNRATAKPGIMNAKKE; this is encoded by the coding sequence ATGTTACGTCTCAGGAATCTCTTCTCCTGCCTATTTTTAATTATTAGTGTTCTGCTTTCAGGTACAGCCTTTGCAGCCGATTCATTTAACATCCCTATCCTCTGCTATCACAACTTCAACCCCACTATTCCAGGCAGCATGAATATGCGCCCAAAAAAATTCGAAGCCCAATTGAAATGGTTAAGAGATAATGGATTTACAGTCATCCCTCTACAAGAGGCTGTTGAATATTTGCGAGGAACACGTGCATCTTTACCTGCAAAACCAGTTGTCATCACTGCTGATGACGGGTGGCGATCCGTCTATACCTACATGCTTCCTCTGGTTCGAAAATATAATATTCCAGTGACCTTATTTATTTATCCTCATGCCATCTCACAAGGAAAAAATGCAATGACATGGGCGCAGCTAAAAGAATTACGGCAAACTGGGCTCTTCGATATTCAAGGACATACTTATTGGCATCCAAACTTCAAACAGGAAAAGAAAAGGCTTTCATCCTCGGAATATGAGAAATTGGTAAAAACACAATTAGTGAATTCCAAAAAAATATTGGAAGATAAACTTGGAACTAAAGTTACATTATTGGCTTGGCCTTTTGGAATTTATGATGATTATTTGGAGCAGGAAGCAGCAAAGGCTGGGTATGTCATGGCATTTAGTATTGATGCTCGCACCGCTAACAGAAGTTACAGGCCCATGGCGCAACCGCGGTTTATGATTATTGAAGGCCAATCAATGAAAACTTTCGCATCCATTGTAAATAGAGCAACCGCAAAACCAGGTATTATGAATGCAAAAAAGGAATGA
- the bla gene encoding subclass B3 metallo-beta-lactamase yields the protein MRLKNIYNFLLLIISLCLTGLSQANPDWFKPFPPFRIAGNLYYVGSKDLASYLIVTSQGNILINSDYDINVPMIRKSIEKLGFKFSDTKILLISQAHSDHAAGSALIKEQTGAKYMVMEGDASVAQTGGKTDFLFGNDPTQFYRETTVDRVLHDGERVKLGDTTLVAHLTPGHTKGCTTWTMKVHEKGKIFNVVIVGGVSINPGTKLVNNAAYPGIVHDYERMWQVSKSLPCDIFLGAHGIYFGLLEKYSLMKKGVKNPFVDPNGYQKFIAQKEQDFQRELAKQEAQK from the coding sequence ATGCGGTTAAAAAATATATATAATTTTTTATTATTAATCATTAGCTTATGTTTAACAGGGCTTTCACAAGCCAACCCCGACTGGTTTAAGCCTTTCCCCCCATTTCGTATAGCCGGCAATCTCTATTATGTTGGCAGCAAAGACCTGGCGAGTTATTTAATTGTTACCTCTCAAGGCAATATTCTGATTAACAGTGATTATGATATCAATGTTCCTATGATCAGGAAGAGTATCGAAAAACTCGGATTTAAATTTAGCGATACAAAAATTCTGCTGATTAGCCAGGCCCATTCTGATCACGCTGCCGGAAGTGCTTTGATTAAAGAACAAACTGGCGCAAAGTATATGGTAATGGAGGGGGATGCCTCTGTGGCGCAAACGGGGGGTAAAACCGATTTTCTGTTTGGTAACGACCCGACGCAGTTTTATCGGGAAACCACAGTCGATCGAGTGTTGCACGATGGAGAACGAGTGAAGCTTGGTGATACAACGCTGGTTGCGCATCTTACACCCGGTCATACAAAAGGCTGTACAACTTGGACAATGAAAGTCCATGAGAAAGGAAAAATTTTTAACGTTGTTATCGTGGGTGGGGTGAGCATTAATCCAGGGACTAAGCTTGTTAATAATGCTGCTTACCCAGGAATTGTCCATGATTATGAGCGTATGTGGCAAGTATCTAAATCATTGCCTTGCGATATTTTCCTCGGCGCACATGGTATTTATTTTGGACTACTTGAAAAATATTCCCTTATGAAAAAAGGAGTGAAAAATCCCTTTGTCGATCCAAACGGCTACCAAAAATTTATAGCGCAAAAAGAGCAAGATTTTCAAAGGGAATTGGCTAAGCAAGAAGCACAGAAATAA
- a CDS encoding cytochrome b: MLIKNTKNHYGIVAIFLHWIMAILIIGLLILGLYMVPLPISREKLNLYRWHKEFGMVVLILVVFRAAWRLSNIIPSLASLPPWEKFAARSVHYAFYVFMFAIPISGWIMSSAAGFSVSFFGLFLLPDLVLPDENLRIILTEIHKWLSYLLIAIIFLHISPL; the protein is encoded by the coding sequence ATGCTAATTAAAAATACAAAAAATCATTATGGCATTGTTGCCATTTTCCTGCATTGGATTATGGCTATTCTCATTATAGGGTTGCTGATTTTAGGTCTCTATATGGTTCCCCTGCCAATTAGTCGAGAGAAACTAAATCTCTATCGATGGCATAAAGAATTTGGCATGGTGGTATTGATACTTGTTGTTTTTCGTGCTGCATGGCGTCTTTCAAATATTATTCCATCGCTTGCATCTCTTCCTCCTTGGGAGAAATTTGCCGCCCGTAGTGTCCATTATGCTTTTTATGTATTTATGTTTGCTATACCGATCTCTGGTTGGATAATGTCTTCTGCTGCAGGATTTTCCGTATCCTTCTTTGGGTTATTTCTCTTGCCTGATCTTGTTTTACCAGATGAAAATCTCAGAATAATACTAACAGAAATACATAAATGGTTAAGTTATCTCCTGATCGCGATAATTTTTCTTCATATAAGCCCCTTATAA
- a CDS encoding YceI family protein produces the protein MALILSRFFIYQCIIVLLLFMPVMAKAEVSEWQILSGESSITFSGIQNNAPISGKFKKFNGIIVFDPDQLSASKVRIVIDINSVSTSYSDLTSALLTSDWFNAKRFPEAVFEANHFTKTGENKYEAKGNMTIRDKTVPIKITFEGEPLSDNKWRAKGSTILKRLVFGIGQGEWESTDEVKNEVKVNFSITAIRK, from the coding sequence ATGGCCCTAATTTTATCTCGATTTTTTATATACCAGTGCATCATTGTACTCTTATTATTCATGCCCGTAATGGCCAAAGCAGAAGTATCTGAATGGCAAATTCTATCGGGTGAGAGCAGTATTACTTTTTCAGGCATTCAAAATAATGCTCCTATATCAGGGAAATTTAAAAAATTCAATGGCATAATCGTTTTCGATCCTGACCAGCTAAGTGCAAGTAAAGTCCGTATTGTTATTGATATAAATTCTGTTTCTACTTCTTATAGCGATCTTACATCCGCTCTTCTTACATCTGATTGGTTTAATGCTAAACGCTTTCCAGAGGCTGTTTTTGAGGCGAATCATTTCACCAAAACAGGCGAAAACAAATATGAAGCAAAAGGAAATATGACTATTCGCGATAAAACAGTCCCCATCAAGATTACTTTCGAAGGAGAACCCTTATCGGACAATAAATGGCGCGCTAAAGGCAGCACAATATTAAAACGCTTAGTTTTCGGTATTGGCCAAGGGGAGTGGGAGAGTACTGATGAAGTAAAAAATGAGGTAAAAGTGAATTTCTCTATTACGGCAATAAGGAAATAA
- a CDS encoding alpha/beta fold hydrolase, which translates to MRHTPLRSHRKTLLFLHGIGDSSLSYEQYLQVFDNVNILIPDFLGYGKSSKYDDYHFKVQIAALIEQINSLEQAYKVTLDDIILIPHSMAAIHAVLLCHSMIKEKIKGIINIEGSITQYGSFISEEASRAYQQETFDAWFDKFREITIFNKLLHQFPICRSYYASLKFCQAKAFLENALEIRQFCLAGTGEYTNIAGLNYAELDLPKIYCYGDKSLCQESIEFLNKKRLKTKTFHTANHFLMLECFDEFVDFVTNWISLHG; encoded by the coding sequence ATGCGACATACTCCTTTACGGTCGCATCGTAAAACATTGCTATTTTTACACGGCATCGGAGACTCTAGCCTCAGCTACGAACAATATCTCCAGGTATTTGATAATGTAAATATCTTAATCCCGGATTTTCTTGGTTATGGTAAAAGCTCTAAATATGATGATTATCATTTTAAGGTTCAAATTGCTGCATTAATCGAGCAGATTAATTCGCTTGAGCAAGCATATAAAGTTACATTAGATGACATTATACTGATTCCGCATTCCATGGCAGCTATCCATGCAGTGTTGTTGTGTCATTCAATGATTAAGGAAAAAATTAAAGGCATAATTAATATTGAAGGAAGTATTACGCAATATGGTTCATTTATTTCTGAGGAAGCTTCAAGAGCGTATCAGCAAGAAACATTTGATGCATGGTTTGACAAATTTAGGGAAATAACTATTTTCAACAAGCTACTACATCAATTTCCCATTTGCCGCTCCTATTATGCTTCATTAAAATTCTGCCAAGCTAAGGCATTTTTAGAAAATGCGCTTGAAATCCGCCAATTTTGTCTGGCGGGAACTGGGGAATATACTAATATTGCAGGACTCAATTATGCTGAGTTGGATCTGCCTAAAATATATTGTTATGGTGATAAAAGCCTATGTCAGGAATCAATCGAATTTTTGAATAAAAAAAGGCTCAAAACCAAGACATTTCACACAGCAAATCATTTTCTAATGCTAGAGTGCTTCGATGAATTTGTTGATTTTGTTACTAATTGGATATCTTTGCATGGCTAA
- a CDS encoding type II toxin-antitoxin system PemK/MazF family toxin — MNRGEVYWIDLNPTKGSEINKQRPCVIVSATPINRARSTVVVVPLSTAARPRPPIVVEVTCLGKQVVAICDQIRTVDKSRLLKSAGNLSAQEMDSLDESLRQVLSL; from the coding sequence ATGAACCGCGGAGAGGTTTACTGGATTGATCTTAACCCAACAAAGGGTTCCGAAATAAACAAACAAAGACCTTGTGTCATTGTAAGCGCAACGCCTATTAATCGCGCAAGAAGCACAGTTGTGGTAGTGCCCCTGTCCACTGCAGCACGTCCCCGTCCACCGATCGTGGTAGAAGTTACTTGCCTTGGCAAGCAAGTAGTAGCAATTTGCGATCAAATAAGAACCGTGGATAAAAGTCGTCTCCTTAAATCTGCCGGCAATCTCTCAGCACAAGAAATGGATAGCCTGGATGAAAGTCTTCGTCAGGTTTTATCCTTGTAA
- a CDS encoding PA0069 family radical SAM protein: MRTNKTIKNRGAVSNPEGRFENEKREIFHDGWDIDAFDNEPLPALETILLEERAKSIINRNDSPDIGFDQSINPYRGCEHGCIYCYARPSHAYMNLSPGLDFETKIFYKADAAKLLEKEISKANYTCKPIVIGANTDPYQPAESKLKITRSILEIACQYQHPVAIITKSSLIERDRDLLSKLAEKKLIKVAVTITTLSVELKKILEPRASAPQGRLRVIRGLSELGIPVRVMAAPMIPMINDIELEHILESAKNAGANYAGYTFIRLPYEVKDLFKEWLKTHFPQRAEHVMSLIKQMRGGKEYDSTFGKRMRGEGEFADLLAIRFKLACKRLKLNCVPSAELATHHFIKPQGVDKKQLLLDL, encoded by the coding sequence ATGAGAACGAATAAAACAATTAAAAATCGCGGTGCTGTGAGTAATCCTGAGGGCCGATTTGAAAATGAAAAACGGGAGATTTTCCATGATGGCTGGGATATCGACGCATTCGATAATGAACCACTACCCGCATTAGAAACAATTCTGTTGGAAGAACGAGCTAAAAGCATTATTAACCGAAACGATTCACCTGATATTGGATTTGATCAATCAATTAATCCCTATCGGGGCTGCGAGCATGGGTGTATTTATTGCTATGCAAGACCTAGTCATGCTTATATGAATTTATCGCCCGGTCTGGATTTTGAAACTAAAATTTTTTACAAAGCTGATGCAGCGAAGTTGTTGGAAAAAGAAATAAGCAAAGCTAACTATACATGCAAACCGATTGTGATTGGCGCCAATACGGATCCTTATCAGCCTGCAGAGAGTAAATTAAAGATAACACGCAGCATATTAGAAATTGCTTGTCAGTATCAGCATCCTGTGGCGATTATTACTAAAAGTTCGCTTATCGAACGAGATCGCGACCTTTTGAGTAAATTGGCAGAAAAGAAACTAATAAAGGTAGCGGTGACTATCACTACTTTATCAGTGGAATTAAAGAAAATTCTTGAACCCAGAGCTTCGGCTCCGCAAGGAAGGCTGCGTGTTATTCGCGGACTAAGCGAGTTAGGTATACCTGTCAGGGTAATGGCAGCGCCGATGATACCCATGATTAATGATATAGAATTAGAACATATACTTGAGTCCGCTAAAAATGCAGGTGCCAATTATGCAGGTTATACCTTCATAAGGCTGCCATATGAGGTCAAAGATTTATTTAAAGAATGGTTAAAAACACATTTTCCGCAACGCGCGGAACATGTCATGAGTTTGATCAAGCAAATGCGTGGAGGAAAAGAATATGATTCAACATTCGGCAAGCGTATGCGAGGAGAGGGTGAATTTGCCGACTTGTTGGCAATTCGTTTTAAGCTTGCCTGCAAAAGACTCAAGCTAAACTGCGTGCCATCAGCCGAGCTGGCAACGCACCACTTTATAAAACCTCAAGGAGTTGATAAGAAACAGTTACTTTTGGATTTATAA
- a CDS encoding Y-family DNA polymerase, with amino-acid sequence MFALVDCNNFYVSCERAFNPRLEKKPVIILSNNDGCIISRSNEAKKLGIPMGAPFYQWKLFCNRHQVHVFSSNYELYGDMSRRVMALLGEFNQEMEIYSIDEAFLWLQKNMTLQEMLFLRHKIKTCTGIPISIGVGQTKTLAKAANQIAKTCSDSDIFFIYPAQQNIHLATLPVERIWGIGHNLAKELKKLNIDTAKHLCDADLAMLRLNFSVSLEKTVRELKGEPCLRLEKHQPRKRIISSRSFGKAVTDLVELEEAISHYTNIAAEKLRKQQSVASAIYVFIQTNAFSNKQAQYGNGVMFSLPTPTADTRYLVSIAKKCLRHIYKKGYRYHKTGVMLLDIHQHKIRQFDMFMEVIDQKGERVMQAMDTINAAMGKNTVFLAAEGIKREWVIKCDKRSPRYTTRWQELPRVYC; translated from the coding sequence ATGTTTGCACTCGTTGATTGTAATAATTTTTATGTATCGTGTGAAAGAGCATTTAATCCACGCCTGGAAAAAAAACCTGTCATTATTTTATCGAATAATGATGGCTGCATTATTTCGCGCTCAAATGAGGCTAAAAAACTTGGCATCCCAATGGGCGCGCCATTTTATCAGTGGAAGCTATTTTGTAACCGGCATCAAGTACATGTTTTCTCATCCAATTATGAATTGTATGGCGACATGTCCCGCCGCGTGATGGCGCTTCTTGGGGAATTTAATCAGGAAATGGAGATTTATTCGATAGATGAAGCGTTTCTTTGGTTACAAAAAAATATGACTTTACAAGAGATGTTATTCTTACGACATAAAATAAAAACATGTACTGGTATCCCAATTTCGATAGGCGTGGGGCAGACTAAAACGCTTGCTAAAGCTGCCAATCAAATTGCTAAGACTTGTTCAGATAGCGATATATTTTTTATTTATCCTGCACAACAGAACATTCACTTGGCGACTTTACCGGTAGAAAGAATTTGGGGAATCGGACACAATTTGGCAAAGGAATTAAAAAAACTTAATATTGATACCGCTAAGCATTTATGTGATGCAGACCTCGCCATGTTACGGCTAAATTTTAGTGTTAGCTTAGAAAAAACAGTGCGCGAACTGAAAGGCGAGCCTTGCCTAAGATTGGAAAAGCATCAGCCGCGCAAACGAATTATTTCTTCGCGTTCATTTGGAAAAGCGGTTACAGATTTAGTTGAATTGGAAGAAGCCATTAGTCATTATACAAATATTGCCGCAGAAAAGTTACGTAAACAGCAATCAGTTGCTTCTGCTATTTATGTATTTATCCAAACAAATGCGTTTAGCAATAAACAAGCGCAATATGGTAATGGTGTTATGTTTTCCCTGCCAACACCAACGGCCGATACCCGCTATTTGGTGAGCATTGCGAAAAAATGTCTACGCCACATTTATAAAAAAGGATATCGGTATCATAAAACCGGTGTCATGTTGCTCGATATTCATCAACATAAAATAAGGCAATTCGATATGTTTATGGAAGTGATAGACCAGAAAGGCGAACGGGTTATGCAAGCCATGGATACAATCAACGCTGCCATGGGGAAAAACACGGTATTTCTTGCCGCGGAAGGTATAAAACGTGAATGGGTTATAAAATGTGATAAACGATCGCCGCGTTACACCACGCGCTGGCAGGAATTGCCGCGCGTATACTGCTAA
- a CDS encoding LexA family protein — protein sequence MPSGGARVGAGRPKGKGKYQEPTKAVRLPISMVTAIAEGKFPQQLPLYLSKVSAGFPSPAEDDIAEKLDLNEYLIKHPAATFLVRANGHSMINAGIHENDILVVDRSLTPTDGKIVIAAIDGQLTVKRLRKNSNGQILLQAENPGYKPIEIREDNEVHIWGVVTSVIHSV from the coding sequence ATGCCAAGCGGCGGAGCAAGAGTGGGGGCCGGTCGGCCGAAAGGTAAGGGCAAGTACCAAGAACCTACCAAAGCAGTACGCCTGCCAATAAGTATGGTTACAGCCATAGCAGAGGGTAAATTTCCTCAACAACTTCCTTTATATTTATCAAAAGTCAGCGCCGGTTTCCCTTCTCCGGCTGAAGATGATATAGCAGAAAAATTAGACTTAAACGAATACCTTATTAAACATCCTGCGGCTACATTTTTAGTACGCGCAAATGGCCATTCAATGATTAATGCGGGGATCCATGAAAATGATATTTTAGTAGTTGACCGCAGTTTAACACCCACAGATGGGAAAATAGTGATTGCCGCAATAGATGGGCAACTCACTGTTAAAAGGCTAAGAAAAAATAGTAATGGCCAAATTTTATTACAGGCAGAAAACCCGGGTTATAAACCCATCGAAATCCGTGAAGACAATGAAGTTCATATTTGGGGTGTCGTCACTAGTGTAATTCACAGTGTGTGA
- a CDS encoding multidrug effflux MFS transporter, with protein sequence MPNKKIIFIIVVIVLAFGQIVSDLYLPSLPSIAASFHSNASAAQFSLSIYMVGFTLSQLIYGPVSDGIGRRRPLLIGLCLCLAGSIVCFLAQYIEAIIIGRFIQGLGAGATLTLSSAILRDIFEREELAKYSSYSALIGVGLLATAPLLGGYLEQYFGWRSNFLFLTVYALVAFFVFLLVVPETNTHKHPENLRISVIKINIRTLLTSPIFIGYCLCSLLVYGAILAWLTAGPIVLQTGVGLSPVAFGWSYFLTGVAFAIGALVNSKFVFRYGIQTMLRVGLLCVLASGLVMAGLKLMGYINGFVIIAPVIMLLFGASLVFPNTSAGVFQPFPRIAGIASALFYSARMLGGAVFSGILAFLPTHNQLPMALAFITSALLALLVFYFTLRPQEQPQI encoded by the coding sequence ATGCCGAATAAAAAAATTATTTTCATCATCGTGGTAATTGTACTGGCTTTTGGGCAAATCGTTTCTGATCTTTATTTACCCTCACTTCCTTCAATTGCAGCGAGCTTTCATTCCAATGCAAGTGCTGCACAATTCAGCCTGTCTATTTACATGGTTGGGTTTACGCTTTCACAATTGATTTACGGGCCCGTATCCGACGGCATTGGTCGCCGTAGACCATTACTAATCGGCTTATGCTTATGTCTGGCAGGTAGTATTGTTTGCTTTTTAGCGCAATACATTGAAGCCATTATTATTGGCCGCTTCATTCAAGGTTTAGGTGCAGGCGCAACACTAACATTATCATCCGCTATATTACGTGACATCTTTGAGAGGGAAGAGCTTGCTAAATATTCTTCCTACTCGGCACTGATTGGTGTGGGGCTACTAGCCACAGCTCCTTTGCTGGGCGGTTATTTGGAACAGTATTTTGGCTGGCGATCAAATTTCTTATTTTTGACTGTTTATGCTTTGGTCGCGTTTTTTGTTTTTTTATTGGTTGTACCGGAAACGAATACCCATAAACATCCTGAAAATTTGCGCATATCTGTTATCAAAATAAATATTCGGACCTTATTAACCAGTCCTATTTTTATCGGCTATTGTTTATGTAGTCTGTTAGTTTATGGCGCGATTTTGGCGTGGCTTACAGCAGGCCCTATTGTATTGCAAACCGGGGTTGGATTAAGCCCAGTAGCATTTGGATGGTCTTATTTTCTAACGGGCGTAGCATTTGCAATAGGCGCATTGGTCAATAGCAAATTTGTATTTCGGTATGGGATTCAAACGATGCTTCGTGTTGGTTTACTTTGTGTTTTGGCTTCCGGACTGGTCATGGCCGGGTTAAAATTGATGGGATACATTAATGGCTTTGTAATTATTGCCCCGGTAATCATGCTCTTGTTTGGAGCAAGCTTAGTGTTTCCCAATACTTCAGCTGGTGTATTTCAACCGTTCCCTCGGATTGCTGGCATTGCCAGCGCATTATTCTATTCAGCAAGGATGCTTGGCGGTGCTGTATTTAGCGGAATACTGGCATTTCTCCCCACCCACAACCAGCTACCGATGGCGTTAGCTTTCATAACAAGTGCATTATTAGCTTTACTCGTGTTTTATTTCACGCTGCGACCACAAGAACAACCACAAATATAA